A section of the Lepus europaeus isolate LE1 chromosome 10, mLepTim1.pri, whole genome shotgun sequence genome encodes:
- the PCNA gene encoding proliferating cell nuclear antigen, which produces MFEARLVQGSILKKVLEALKDLINEACWDISSGGVNLQSMDSSHVSLVQLTLRSEGFDTYRCDRNLAMGVNLTSMSKILKCAGNEDIITLRAEDNADTLALVFEAPNQEKVSDYEMKLMDLDVEQLGIPEQEYSCVVKMPSGEFARICRDLSHIGDAVVISCAKDGVKFSASGELGNGNIKLSQTSNVDKEEEAVAIEMNEPVQLTFALRYLNFFTKATPLSPTVTLSMSADVPLVVEYKIADMGHLKYYLAPKIEDEEGS; this is translated from the exons ATGTTTGAGGCACGGCTGGTCCAGGGCTCCATCCTGAAGAAGGTGCTGGAGGCACTCAAGGATCTCATCAACGAGGCCTGCTGGGACATCAGCTCGGGCGGCGTGAACCTGCAGAGCATGGACTCGTCCCACGTCTCCCTGGTGCAGCTCACCCTGCGCTCCGAGGGCTTCGACACGTACCGCTGCGACCGCAACCTGGCCATGGGCGTGAACCTCACCAG CATGTccaaaatcctaaaatgtgccggCAACGAAGACATCATTACACTGAGGGCTGAAGATAATGCGGACACCTTGGCGCTAGTATTTGAAGCACCAA ATCAAGAGAAAGTTTCAGACTATGAAATGAAATTAATGGACTTAGATGTTGAACAGCTTGGAATTCCA GAACAAGAGTACAGCTGTGTAGTAAAAATGCCTTCTGGTGAATTTGCACGTATATGCCGAGACCTCAGCCATATTGGAGATGCTGTTGTAATATCCTGTGCAAAAGATGGGGTGAAGTTTTCCGCCAGTGGAGAACTGGGAAATGGAAACATTAAGTTGTCACAAACGAGCAATGTTGATAAAGAAGAGGAAGCT GTTGCCATAGAGATGAATGAGCCAGTGCAGCTAACTTTTGCACTGAGGTACCTAAACTTCTTTACAAAAGCCACTCCGCTTTCTCCTACAGTAACGCTCAGTATGTCTGCAGATGTACCCCTTG TTGTTGAGTATAAAATTGCTGACATGGGACATTTAAAGTATTATTTGGCCCCCAAGATCGAGGATGAAGAAGGATCTTAG